The following proteins are encoded in a genomic region of Aquifex aeolicus VF5:
- a CDS encoding CDGSH iron-sulfur domain-containing protein yields MARLVKFTEKGPYKLEAGEETYYICQCGLSKKFPFCDGSHKRTKDEEEGKLYIYDDNGRVEISP; encoded by the coding sequence ATGGCAAGATTAGTTAAGTTCACAGAAAAAGGGCCTTACAAGCTGGAGGCGGGAGAAGAAACTTACTACATATGCCAGTGCGGACTTTCAAAAAAGTTCCCCTTCTGCGACGGTTCTCACAAGAGGACTAAAGACGAAGAGGAAGGAAAGCTGTACATTTACGACGATAATGGGAGGGTAGAAATATCACCTTAA
- a CDS encoding class I SAM-dependent methyltransferase — protein MAFKFPAENWEVLLNPERSEWQSVEVFLKAVNPSENEVWVDLGCGPGYFTLPLAKRVKKVYAVDLEEKMLEVCEMRAREEGIENIEFVKCEEDRIPLPDEIADGVLMANLIHELIKPKEFLSEVKRISKPAAKIVVIDWHPLPSPAGPPLEERIPKEKAIEIMEDNGFVLEEDLDVYPYHYFLVFKNLQ, from the coding sequence ATGGCTTTTAAGTTCCCTGCAGAGAACTGGGAAGTTCTTCTGAACCCAGAAAGGTCTGAGTGGCAGAGTGTAGAAGTATTTTTAAAGGCTGTAAATCCTTCGGAGAATGAAGTCTGGGTAGATCTTGGTTGTGGTCCCGGTTACTTTACCCTCCCGCTCGCCAAGAGGGTTAAGAAGGTTTACGCGGTTGACCTCGAAGAAAAAATGCTTGAAGTCTGTGAAATGAGGGCAAGAGAGGAAGGAATAGAGAACATAGAATTTGTGAAGTGTGAGGAGGACAGGATACCTCTACCCGATGAGATCGCCGACGGAGTCCTGATGGCTAATCTTATTCACGAACTGATAAAGCCGAAAGAGTTTTTATCTGAAGTAAAGAGGATTTCCAAACCTGCGGCAAAGATAGTGGTTATAGACTGGCATCCCCTTCCCTCACCTGCAGGACCTCCTCTGGAGGAAAGGATACCGAAAGAAAAAGCAATAGAGATTATGGAAGATAACGGCTTTGTCCTTGAAGAAGACCTTGACGTATATCCCTACCACTATTTTTTAGTTTTTAAAAATCTTCAATAA
- the hemC gene encoding hydroxymethylbilane synthase — translation MKIRIGTRKSKLALWQANYVKDFLEKHWGVEVELVKITTTGDKITDVPLAKIGGKGLFVKEIEKALLEGSIDLAVHSLKDVPMVIPKGLKLGAITKRENPYDVLISRSGKKLYELPSGSVIGTSSLRRQVQIKKRRRDLKVEVLRGNVDTRMRKLKEGLYDAVILAYAGVKRMGYESEITEVLEDFIPAVGQGSLAIEIREGDKRIEELIKPLNNEESFLCAIAERTFLRRLEGGCQVPVGAFAKIENGTLKMKAFISDIEAERYIEGYREGNPEEAEKLGLSLAEELLKKGGEEILKEIYSSQ, via the coding sequence ATGAAAATCAGGATTGGAACTAGGAAGAGTAAACTCGCCCTGTGGCAGGCGAATTACGTAAAAGATTTCTTAGAAAAACACTGGGGTGTTGAAGTAGAACTCGTAAAGATAACAACAACGGGAGACAAAATTACCGATGTTCCCCTTGCAAAAATAGGAGGAAAAGGACTTTTTGTTAAGGAGATAGAAAAAGCGTTGCTCGAGGGTAGTATAGACCTTGCGGTCCACTCCTTGAAGGACGTCCCTATGGTTATACCCAAAGGTCTGAAACTCGGAGCTATAACAAAGAGGGAAAACCCCTACGACGTTTTAATATCGCGAAGCGGAAAGAAACTTTATGAACTTCCCTCGGGTTCTGTTATAGGTACTTCTTCTCTAAGGAGACAGGTTCAGATAAAGAAAAGGAGAAGGGATTTAAAGGTAGAAGTCCTAAGGGGAAACGTGGACACTAGAATGAGGAAACTGAAGGAAGGACTCTACGACGCAGTAATCCTAGCATACGCAGGTGTAAAGAGGATGGGTTACGAAAGTGAGATAACGGAAGTGCTTGAAGACTTCATCCCTGCGGTAGGACAGGGCTCTCTCGCAATAGAAATCAGAGAAGGAGATAAAAGGATAGAGGAGTTAATAAAACCTCTAAACAACGAGGAGAGTTTTCTCTGCGCAATTGCGGAAAGGACGTTCTTAAGGAGGCTTGAGGGAGGATGTCAGGTTCCCGTGGGAGCCTTTGCTAAGATAGAAAACGGAACTCTTAAGATGAAAGCCTTTATATCTGACATTGAGGCTGAAAGGTATATAGAAGGGTATAGAGAAGGAAATCCCGAGGAGGCAGAAAAACTGGGACTTTCACTTGCAGAAGAACTCTTGAAAAAAGGCGGGGAGGAAATATTGAAGGAAATATACTCTTCCCAATGA
- a CDS encoding lipoate--protein ligase family protein — protein sequence MRFLGFGIFSPEENMKIDEELQIKLENGEIEPCFRLYKWKGVCVSLGRNQEEKEFPVKVVRRPTGGGALLHGWDLSFCIVDYKNGRNFMRFYREVSKMFYNIFKEFGVNLKFERNKSYSLQTYYCYFFPTFGELKTEEGKKVVAIAMRELKNTFLLHGSVYVDFDYNYASKILNVKEEELRKRVTTLKELGISEEDFKTLLCSYLSSLRGRAFHPHT from the coding sequence ATGAGGTTTTTAGGCTTTGGAATTTTCTCTCCCGAAGAGAATATGAAAATAGACGAAGAATTACAGATTAAACTTGAAAATGGAGAAATTGAACCCTGTTTTCGCCTTTATAAATGGAAAGGAGTATGCGTAAGTCTCGGGAGAAATCAGGAAGAAAAGGAATTTCCAGTAAAAGTAGTGAGGAGACCGACGGGTGGGGGAGCACTTTTACACGGCTGGGATTTGAGTTTTTGTATAGTGGACTACAAAAATGGGAGAAATTTTATGAGATTTTACAGGGAAGTATCAAAAATGTTTTACAATATATTTAAAGAATTCGGTGTAAATTTAAAGTTTGAAAGGAATAAATCTTATAGTCTTCAAACCTATTACTGTTACTTTTTCCCAACTTTTGGGGAGCTTAAAACCGAAGAGGGAAAGAAGGTAGTGGCTATTGCTATGAGGGAATTGAAAAACACATTTTTACTTCACGGAAGTGTTTACGTGGATTTTGATTACAATTATGCCTCGAAGATATTAAATGTCAAGGAAGAAGAACTCAGGAAAAGAGTTACTACGCTTAAAGAGTTAGGAATATCCGAAGAGGACTTTAAAACACTACTCTGTTCTTACCTGTCCTCTTTGCGAGGTAGAGCTTTTCATCCGCACACTTGA
- a CDS encoding GGDEF domain-containing protein, translated as MERKYYDILTDELRWKLERSTLYDIWKKLKEKDEREALEILNEISKEFLELEISKDINILSNILIRELERVSEKKEDIKFLRRELKFLKKIRNRLNDLTNLEKRDAYISLSGKRIRYKKVLRDTLNLLKDLKAKLIENVEKEDFINALLYYSEYMKNVYRAISLLSLKQIRSFSKALKVDPLTGLLNRRVLPYILRDVLELSLYTETPFSIAMVDIDNFKKINDTYGHLFGDKVLKEVAKIIKKNLRRSDYVFRYGGEEFLILMPSTELKDAVRILEKIRKEVENTPICWQGKEIRVTISVGVCSDVYNGLKSPEEYIKCADEKLYLAKRTGKNRVVF; from the coding sequence ATGGAGAGGAAGTATTACGACATCTTAACGGACGAACTCAGGTGGAAACTCGAGAGAAGTACCCTTTACGACATCTGGAAGAAACTGAAAGAAAAAGACGAGAGAGAAGCTCTGGAGATTCTGAACGAGATTTCCAAGGAATTCCTCGAGCTGGAAATTTCAAAGGACATAAACATACTTAGTAATATTCTTATCAGAGAACTCGAAAGGGTATCGGAGAAAAAGGAGGATATCAAGTTCCTCAGAAGGGAACTCAAGTTCTTAAAGAAAATCAGGAACCGCTTAAACGATTTGACAAATCTTGAAAAAAGGGATGCGTATATTTCCTTATCAGGAAAAAGAATTAGATACAAGAAAGTTTTGAGGGATACGTTAAACCTTCTGAAGGACTTAAAGGCAAAATTAATAGAAAACGTGGAAAAAGAAGACTTCATAAATGCACTTCTTTACTACTCCGAGTACATGAAAAACGTTTACAGGGCAATTTCCCTTCTTTCACTGAAGCAGATAAGGTCTTTCTCAAAAGCGCTAAAAGTTGACCCGCTTACGGGTCTCCTAAACAGAAGAGTTTTACCCTACATACTGAGAGACGTCCTAGAACTTTCTCTATACACAGAGACCCCCTTCTCAATAGCGATGGTTGATATAGATAACTTCAAAAAGATAAACGACACATACGGGCACTTATTTGGAGATAAGGTTTTAAAAGAAGTGGCAAAGATTATTAAGAAGAACCTTAGAAGATCCGATTACGTATTCAGGTACGGCGGTGAAGAATTTTTAATACTCATGCCTTCGACGGAATTAAAGGATGCAGTGAGGATTTTAGAAAAAATCAGAAAAGAAGTGGAAAATACTCCTATATGCTGGCAGGGAAAGGAGATAAGGGTAACGATAAGCGTGGGCGTGTGCTCGGATGTATACAACGGCTTAAAATCTCCAGAAGAATACATCAAGTGTGCGGATGAAAAGCTCTACCTCGCAAAGAGGACAGGTAAGAACAGAGTAGTGTTTTAA